The following DNA comes from Actinomycetota bacterium.
TCCTTTCCGCCGTATTTCTCATGACCGTTACCGGAACATGCCTCGGGGGCGATGTAACCACGGACACGCCGGTGGGTCAATCCCTACCTAAGCTGGACGACCGTTTTACGGGAGGGACCTCCTGGAGTGGAAGCGGCTCAGCGGAAGGCACCCTTTCCGCTGATGGTTCATCGGCGGGAGGTTCGGTCTCGTGGGAAGGCTCGGGCGAGGCCTCGGCATCTTCCCCGGGCATCTCTTCGAGCGGAGTCCCGCAGCTTCCCATACCAGTCCCCGGTAACACCCCTCAGCCGCCCTCCCTTCCCGTGCCTGAGGTTCCGGGTAATGCACCGGACCTGGCGGGTCTTCTGAACCCGGATTCGCTGGCCGGGTTGCTGGACCCCTCCAACCTTTCTGCCCTGCTTCCAGATGCGGGAAGTATGCCCTCTCCGGGGACTCTCCCTGGCTTGCTGGACCCAAGTGCTTTCCCGGGGATGAAGGATCTACCCGGGGTGGACGATATTGTTTCCAACCTACCCGCCCCACCCGCCGGGCAGGAAATCCCCTCCCTCCCGTCCTCCCCCGAATTTAACCCGGAGGACCTTCTCAAGATGGTGGACAAAAGCGACCGTATCCTGGTCCTTGTCTCCCTTGACGATCTCCTCGAAGCCAGGCTGGCACTGGGCAAGAACCTGGAGACAGCCCCCCTCCTGGGAATACACATCGCCTTCTTCAAGGCCCTGGCCGCGGAAGGCAGCCTGGGCCTGAAGAAGGTGAACGACGACGCCTTTCTGGTGCCCCTCGAGTTCTACCTGAAGTACTGGGCGGGCGATCAGGGATGGCAGGAGATCTTCAACCTGCTGCTGCCCCTGGAGATCAGCTTCCCCGGGGCGGGAATGCTGCCGGAGGGAGTGCAGGACCTTCTCGATAAACTCTACGAGTTTGTCCTCAAGCCTTTGCTCCCCCTGCTTCCCATATACCAACCGGAGGAACCGCCCTCCGTCGAACCGCCTGTGCCGGAGGAGGAAAAGGAGGTCCCTCCAGTAGAGGTCGGCGGCGAAGTAGTCACCAACCCACAGGGGACGGGAGAGCTGGCCAACCCACAGGGGACGGGAGAGCTGGGCGATCACCTTCCCTTCACCGGGGCCGAACTCACTCTTCTCCTGGGCATCATCATGGCCCTTTCCGCCGCCGGCTCCCTCCTCGGCCGCCTGGAGAGGAAATTCAAGAACAAAGCGGGTGGATTCTAACGGCTTTTCCCGGGTCGTTTAAAAAAATCCAAACGGTCTCCGTCCAAGCTCGGCGTTCTAAAGGACGGGGGCCGTTTTCATATCCATATTCAGGGGGCCGGGTTGCCCTGGATTCCTACGGGAAGCAGGCCGGAGAGCACAGTCTCCGTGGCGCCGGGCAACAGGCCGATGATGTCGTTCAGTTGTTGGAAAGAAGCACCGAGAGCGCAGGCGCCCGTCTCCTCCACGCCAACCAGGGTCCCGGACAGCACGTCAAGTGTATTTACCAATGCGGCTTCCGCAGACGTTTCCGATCGAGGTTCCAGGCTCTCCGCTTTAACGTCCGTGGACAATGCCTCAAGCGATGCCTCCGTTCTGGAGCCTATTTCCAGCACCGTCCCTTCAGCGGCACAGGTAACGTCCATTGCCGTCCCCACGGCATCGCTCGTCAGGCCCTTTAGTTCCGCCCAAGGTGTATCGGCGGGAAGCAAGTAACAAAGCAGCATTTCCTCCGGCAGCCCCAGAGCGGCGACCGTTTTCGCCGTAATTCCCAAGAGGTATGCCCATAGAGTTTCCGCCGTTCCCAGCAACGTCCCTAGTAGATTCCCGCCACCTCGCACGATCGCCCGCAATACCTCTCCCCCACCCGTCACCACATCCCGCCAGGGGAACTGTACATCCTCAAGCGGCGGAGACGGCAACGCCACCAACCGGTCGTCGGTCTCCACCCTTTTCCGGGTGTCATAACTCCCTTCCCCGTACCTGCCTTGCTCCGCCGTGAGTTCGCTCTCACGGTTCAGCACTCTGGCGGGCAGGTTTTCACGTGCTTCTCCCACGCGGTACCCTTCACCCCCCACCACCAACAAGAAGCCCGAACCCACGACGGCGCATACCAGAAGACAAATTGCCATGATATTCCAGATCGCGTTTCCCGCTCCTGCGACCCCGGTAACGTGGGTTACACTGCCCCAGCGGAAGCAACGAGAAACCGACTCTCCCACGGAGAGAAGCTTTCTCTTCAACTTCGCCAGATATACGACCAACGCGGCCCACCAGCCACCTTCCCGGGCTCCGACAAGCTCCTTCTTCAACTGAGACTTGGCGCGGTGGAGGAGGCTCTCCACGGCCTTCTCGGTAAGACCGAGGTCGGAAGCTATCTCCCGGTAGGACATACCCTGGTATTCACGCATGATGAGCGCACGAGCATAATGTCGTGGAAGCTTCGACACCGCCGTCCTCACCTCTTGAGACACCTCGTTGGAAAGGCAACACTCTTCCGGGTCAAGGACCCTATACCCATGGCACACATGGTCACCATCGAATGCGTTTGGGTTCTCCTCGTCCGGCCACAACCTCACCTTCACCGTTCCGTTGTTCTTACGGAAGTGGTCGATGAGGAGGTTCTGGGCCACGCGGTAGACGAGGTTGCGGGCATAGCCGTCCCCGTCGATTTCCTTGCCGCTGCGCAGCAGCCGCAGAAACACTTCCTGGGACAGGTCCTCCGCGGTTCCTTCGTCGAGCCCTTTTCTCACGAAGAAGCTGAGAAGCTGGTGGTGATAACTGCGATAGAGGCCCTCGATACGCTGAACGCCGAGTGTCTTTACACCCCCCATGGCAATTCCCTCCCTTGCATCACTTTTATGTCACCTGCTCGGCGTTCAAATTAATTATAAATAAATAGACAAAGAAAGGCAATCTATTCAACTATCTCCGTGGCCTCCCCGGATTCGGCCCGTACCACCAGCCTTTTCCGGGCGGAAAAGAGCGGGTGGCAGGCTATCAGGGTAAGGGCCCTGCCGTCGACTTTCTCCATCACCCACACCTCATCCGGGTTTACGACCAGTTTACGCTTGATCAGGTAGGTATGTATCGAACCGTCCCTCCCGGAAAGAATCACGCGATCACCTTCCGAGAGCTCGTCAAGGCGGAAGAAGGGTCGCGAATGGGTGGTACGGTGCCCGGCGATCACGCAGTTCCCCTCCTCTCCCGGGTAGGCGGTCCCCGCCAGGTGGGCCGGACCCTTGTTGAGGTTTTCCCGGTCATCCACGTTGGCCATCTCCACGACGGGAGCCGAGAGCCCGATACGTGGTATCTCGATCCAGCCCACAACATCCCCCGGCGATGCCGGACCTGATGCCGGACCTTGCTCTTCCCACCTTGAAGTCAGTTCCTCGACGAATCCCCTCGCTTCCCTGTCTTGCGCGAAATAATGGGTAAGCGTAACGACAAGAAGGCCCGCCACCCCGAGCAACAGGATTTTTCGGAAGACACACAACCCGCGGATTAAAATCCGCGTCGCCCGTATGCTGTTCAATTTTCCTAACCACCGTTCCCAAGGATCCGTTGTGCCCAACCATATATACGAGTGACGATCCCCTTTCCCTCGTCTGTACGGCTCCGCCGCATGCTGCCGGCATGTGGCATATCCTAACCGTTTTTCCGAGTTTTCCTAGGGAAGCTCGGATTCCGGACATGGCCCGCCGCAGCGAGAAGTTCAACAAGAGTAGCCGAGGTGTCCTTCCATCCTATCGGATGGCTGGATATGGCGGGCGGGAGCAGTGGTTTTCTCCAAGGAAACGCGGGAAAACGCCTCCGAAATCGTATTTCACTTTTTGAAAGACCGAGGTTTCCCGAGGATCCGGAATATCCAGCAGGAGGAATGCATGAACATTTTCCGTAAACAGATCGAAAAACTGGTCAAATTCTATTTCCGCAGTAGCTACTGGAGCGGGATGCCCGAGCCGGACCCGGAAGGCCAGGCCTCTTTCGTCATCTGGTATCTACGTACGGGTGCCCCGGAGTTCCGCTGGCTCTACGGGACTTGCCTGATCGGCCTGCACCTGCTCTCCCTTGTGCTGGGGGGCAGAACCTTCCACCGATTGAGCGATACCCGGAAGGAAGAGCTGATGAACCGGCTACTTGCAAGCCGAAATCCTCTTCTCCGTGGCATTCCCGTGCTCCTGAGCCTGCCCGTCCTCATCTCCTATTACCGAAGGGACGAGGTCAGGGTGCCTTTGGGCTTCGATCCCCAGAGCCTGAAAAAGGATGCCGAGCTGCATCCGGTAACCCGGGGAAAGGAAAAATCGCCGCAAGAGCAAATGGCTGGTGAGGCGAGATGATCTATGGGCTCGAGCATGTAGATTCGCATGTAAGGCGCACTGTTGACGTGGTTATCGTGGGATCGGGAGCAGGGGGCGGCCCGGTGGCCAGGGAGCTTTCCGGTGCCGGATACTCCGTGGCGGTGCTGGAAGAGGGGGCCTATTTCACCCGGGAGGATTTCAACCTGGACCCCGTGGACTCCCTGGTGAAGATGTACAGGGACGCCGGCCAGACCATGACCCTGGGAATCCCTTCCATCCTCCTTCCCATGGGGAAGACGGTGGGAGGCACCACGACCATCAACTCGGGCACCGCCCTGCGCATCCTCAAGCCTGTCCTGAAGAAATGGCAGGTGGTGCACGGACTCCGGGACCTCACCGAGGAAGAACTGAACCTCATCTACGCGCATCTTGAGGAATACCTTTTCGTGAAGCGGGCGGACCCGGAGGTGGCGGGAAAGGTGGCCCAGACCTTCCTGCGGGGTGCGGAAAAGCTGGGGCTGTCTTCGGGATGGCTTCCACGCAACGCCAAGGACTGCGAGGGATACGGGTCCTGCGTCTTCGGTTGCCCCAACGATTCCAAGCAGAGCGTCAACGTCACCTTTATACCCGACGCGGTTGCAAATGGAGCGGACGTCTACACCTCCTGCCGCGTCGAAAGGATAAAGCTGGAAAACGGCAGGGCTACAGGAGTGAAAGGGTCCTTCGTGGATCCTCTCACCGGTAAGCGGAAGAAATTCGGGGTGGACATCGATGCCCGGGTGGTGGTCCTGGCGGCGGGAGCCGTCTGTACCCCTCACCTCCTCCTCCGGCAGGGGATCTGCAACTCCAGCGGCCAGGTAGGCAGAAACCTTGAAATCCATCCGGCTGTCCAGACGGTCGCCCTCTTCGACGAGATCATGGGCCCTCCTAAGGGAATACCGCAGGCCTGTTACGTAGACGAGTTCAAGGACGAGGGTATCATGCTGGAAGGCGGCACCGTCCCGCCGGAAATCCACTCCCTGGCCCTGCCCTTCGCCGGGAAGAAGCACTTCAAGCTGATGAATGAATACCCGCGGATGGGCATCTTCGGCGGTATGGTGTCGGACACCGATTCCTGGGGAAGGGTCGCCGACCTGCCGCGAGCTGGAGGGCGGCCCACCATGCTCTACATGTTGCGGGGAAAGGACGTGGAGAAGGCGAAATTCGCCGTGCAGCTTATGGCCGAGGTCTGGTTCGCCGCCGGGGCCCGCAAGGTGATAACCCCCATCGCCGGGCATTACGAGATACGCGGGGCTAAAGACCTGAAGCGGCTGGAGAAGAGCCCGGTTAAAGCCCGTGACTTCTACGCCATGACCGCCTACCATCCCCTGGGCACATGCAGGATGGGGGACGACCCCGAATGGTCGGTAGTCAAACCCACCGGCGAGAGCTGGGATGTGGAAAACCTCTACCTCTGCGACGGCAGCGTGCTCCCCTCCTCGCCGGGCGTGAACCCTCAACTGACCATCATGGCCCTGGCCCTGCGTACCGCCGGTTTCATAGACGAGAAACTGTCCGGAGGTAACGTGTGAGGAAAGGGGGATAGTTCCCCACGAAGCAGCCGAAAAAGCCGACTACCAGATAACCGGTGATTACGCGAAGTGGAAATCGGTGCTGGCCAAGGAACCGGACGTGGTCAAGGCCATAATGCAGGGGAAACTGAAGTTGCGCGGTGACCTACCTACCATAGTCCGCAATGTCAAGGCCGCCACCAGGCTGGTGGACCTGGCGGGCAAGGTGGAAGGCAGGTTCCCCGACGAGATGTCCCCGGAGGAAAGGGAAACCTTCCGGAAGTGGGTCAACGATATGCGCAAGGAATTCGGGGTTTAAAACCAGGCTAGCCCCTTAATAAAGGGTAAGCTTGTCCTAAAGCAAATT
Coding sequences within:
- a CDS encoding SCP2 sterol-binding domain-containing protein, with the protein product MVPHEAAEKADYQITGDYAKWKSVLAKEPDVVKAIMQGKLKLRGDLPTIVRNVKAATRLVDLAGKVEGRFPDEMSPEERETFRKWVNDMRKEFGV
- a CDS encoding GMC family oxidoreductase, whose translation is MIYGLEHVDSHVRRTVDVVIVGSGAGGGPVARELSGAGYSVAVLEEGAYFTREDFNLDPVDSLVKMYRDAGQTMTLGIPSILLPMGKTVGGTTTINSGTALRILKPVLKKWQVVHGLRDLTEEELNLIYAHLEEYLFVKRADPEVAGKVAQTFLRGAEKLGLSSGWLPRNAKDCEGYGSCVFGCPNDSKQSVNVTFIPDAVANGADVYTSCRVERIKLENGRATGVKGSFVDPLTGKRKKFGVDIDARVVVLAAGAVCTPHLLLRQGICNSSGQVGRNLEIHPAVQTVALFDEIMGPPKGIPQACYVDEFKDEGIMLEGGTVPPEIHSLALPFAGKKHFKLMNEYPRMGIFGGMVSDTDSWGRVADLPRAGGRPTMLYMLRGKDVEKAKFAVQLMAEVWFAAGARKVITPIAGHYEIRGAKDLKRLEKSPVKARDFYAMTAYHPLGTCRMGDDPEWSVVKPTGESWDVENLYLCDGSVLPSSPGVNPQLTIMALALRTAGFIDEKLSGGNV
- a CDS encoding class E sortase — its product is MGWIEIPRIGLSAPVVEMANVDDRENLNKGPAHLAGTAYPGEEGNCVIAGHRTTHSRPFFRLDELSEGDRVILSGRDGSIHTYLIKRKLVVNPDEVWVMEKVDGRALTLIACHPLFSARKRLVVRAESGEATEIVE
- a CDS encoding RNA polymerase sigma factor, with product MGGVKTLGVQRIEGLYRSYHHQLLSFFVRKGLDEGTAEDLSQEVFLRLLRSGKEIDGDGYARNLVYRVAQNLLIDHFRKNNGTVKVRLWPDEENPNAFDGDHVCHGYRVLDPEECCLSNEVSQEVRTAVSKLPRHYARALIMREYQGMSYREIASDLGLTEKAVESLLHRAKSQLKKELVGAREGGWWAALVVYLAKLKRKLLSVGESVSRCFRWGSVTHVTGVAGAGNAIWNIMAICLLVCAVVGSGFLLVVGGEGYRVGEARENLPARVLNRESELTAEQGRYGEGSYDTRKRVETDDRLVALPSPPLEDVQFPWRDVVTGGGEVLRAIVRGGGNLLGTLLGTAETLWAYLLGITAKTVAALGLPEEMLLCYLLPADTPWAELKGLTSDAVGTAMDVTCAAEGTVLEIGSRTEASLEALSTDVKAESLEPRSETSAEAALVNTLDVLSGTLVGVEETGACALGASFQQLNDIIGLLPGATETVLSGLLPVGIQGNPAP